A region from the Variovorax sp. RKNM96 genome encodes:
- a CDS encoding MFS transporter, protein MKAFPDSLEASAGGAGGGSATAAIDIPALIDSHPVSSFQKWILLLVGCAVVMDGFDVQAMGFVAPAIVRAWGIDKAALGPVFGAGLFGMLVGSLVLSICADRIGRRPVLLGATVFFALCMLATAFVHTLNQLLVMRFITGIGLGGIMANASALASEYSPLHRRVTLMMWVSCGFTGGAVLGGLISAVLIPLGGWQAVFVFGGIVPLVIAALMWRYMPESMQFLVLRERKLDRVHGWLQRIAPEVRIGPGTRYVVHEAKQDGAPVAELFRAGRGPATLLLWGINFMNLLNLFFLANWLPTIATEAGYSGGTAVLVGTLLQVGGVVGTVAMGPLIDRIGFYRVLVPIFAVAVLTIGVIGQPALPLALLLAVVTVSGFCVVGAQPALIALASSVYPTTVRATGMGWSLGIGRAGSIVGPVLAGWLIGLHWTNSALFIAAAVPALLSCVMVLCMGRLKFTGATARPGETA, encoded by the coding sequence GTGAAAGCATTCCCCGATTCGCTCGAAGCGAGCGCGGGCGGCGCAGGCGGCGGAAGTGCCACGGCCGCCATCGACATCCCCGCACTGATCGACAGCCACCCCGTCAGCAGCTTCCAGAAATGGATCCTGCTGCTGGTCGGCTGCGCGGTCGTGATGGACGGCTTCGACGTGCAGGCCATGGGCTTCGTCGCGCCAGCCATCGTGCGCGCCTGGGGCATCGACAAGGCCGCGCTCGGCCCGGTGTTCGGCGCGGGTCTCTTCGGCATGCTGGTCGGCTCGCTGGTGCTCAGCATCTGCGCCGACCGCATCGGCCGCCGCCCCGTGCTGCTGGGCGCCACGGTGTTCTTTGCGTTGTGCATGCTCGCCACGGCCTTCGTGCACACGCTGAACCAGCTGCTCGTGATGCGCTTCATCACCGGCATCGGCCTGGGCGGCATCATGGCCAACGCAAGTGCGCTGGCGAGCGAGTACAGCCCGTTGCACCGCCGCGTCACGCTGATGATGTGGGTGTCGTGCGGCTTCACCGGCGGCGCGGTGCTGGGCGGGCTGATCTCGGCGGTGCTCATTCCACTGGGCGGCTGGCAGGCGGTGTTCGTGTTCGGGGGCATCGTGCCGCTGGTCATTGCCGCGCTGATGTGGCGCTACATGCCCGAGTCGATGCAGTTCCTGGTGCTGCGCGAGCGCAAGCTCGACCGCGTGCACGGCTGGCTGCAACGCATCGCGCCCGAAGTGCGCATCGGCCCCGGCACGCGCTACGTGGTGCATGAAGCCAAGCAGGACGGCGCCCCTGTGGCCGAGCTTTTCCGCGCGGGGCGCGGCCCGGCCACGCTGCTCCTGTGGGGCATCAACTTCATGAACCTGCTGAACCTGTTCTTCCTCGCGAACTGGCTGCCCACCATCGCGACCGAAGCGGGCTACAGCGGCGGCACGGCCGTGCTGGTCGGCACGCTCTTGCAGGTGGGTGGCGTGGTCGGCACGGTGGCCATGGGGCCGCTGATCGACCGCATCGGCTTCTACCGCGTGCTGGTGCCCATCTTCGCGGTCGCGGTGCTCACCATCGGCGTCATCGGCCAGCCGGCGTTGCCGCTGGCGCTGCTGCTCGCGGTGGTGACGGTGAGCGGCTTCTGCGTGGTGGGAGCGCAGCCCGCGCTCATCGCGCTGGCCTCGAGCGTGTACCCGACGACGGTGCGCGCCACGGGCATGGGCTGGAGCCTGGGCATCGGCCGCGCGGGCTCCATCGTGGGGCCGGTGCTGGCGGGCTGGCTGATCGGGCTGCACTGGACGAACAGTGCGCTCTTCATCGCAGCGGCCGTGCCGGCGCTGCTTTCTTGTGTGATGGTGCTCTGCATGGGGCGATTGAAATTCACGGGCGCCACCGCGCGCCCAGGAGAAACCGCATGA
- a CDS encoding 3-hydroxybenzoate 6-monooxygenase, with translation MSTQKDTRPVLVAGGGIGGLAAALALVREGYRVKVIEQAGQIGEIGAGIQLSPNAFAACDALGVGEHLRAKAVYTEEMVMFDAIDAKRVASISLSDKFRARFGNPYAVIHRADIHGALLEGVKATTDGIEFLTSTKVVHIEQDDHGVTLIDAQGGRHEGQALIGCDGVRSAVRQQYVGDGIRVSGHVVFRAVVDTADFPEALRFTAPCIWVGPNCHLVHYPLKGGDKFNIAVTFHSDQPEEWGSMDGDPAEVQRYFRPTCEQVQQLLRIPKAWKRYSTADRNPIEQWTFGRATLLGDAAHPMVQYLAQGACTACEDAVTLGLALRREGGDWPRALALYERSRVARTARVVLSAREMGRIYHAKGVERLVRNSMWNGRPQERFYDALEWLYGWTAATCLDEATA, from the coding sequence ATGAGTACGCAGAAAGACACCCGCCCCGTGCTCGTCGCCGGAGGCGGCATCGGCGGCCTGGCCGCAGCGCTGGCCCTGGTGCGCGAGGGCTACCGCGTGAAGGTGATCGAGCAGGCCGGGCAGATCGGCGAGATCGGCGCGGGCATCCAGCTGAGCCCCAACGCCTTCGCAGCGTGCGATGCGCTCGGCGTCGGCGAGCATCTGCGCGCCAAGGCCGTCTACACCGAAGAGATGGTGATGTTCGACGCCATCGACGCGAAGCGCGTGGCGAGCATCTCGCTCTCGGACAAATTCCGCGCGCGCTTCGGCAATCCCTATGCGGTGATCCACCGCGCCGACATCCACGGCGCGTTGCTCGAAGGCGTGAAGGCGACCACCGACGGCATCGAGTTCCTCACCTCGACCAAGGTCGTGCACATCGAGCAGGACGACCACGGCGTGACGCTCATCGACGCGCAGGGCGGCCGGCATGAAGGTCAGGCCTTGATCGGCTGCGACGGCGTGCGCTCGGCGGTGCGCCAGCAGTACGTGGGCGACGGCATCCGCGTGTCGGGCCACGTGGTGTTCCGCGCGGTGGTCGACACGGCCGATTTCCCCGAGGCGCTGCGCTTCACCGCGCCCTGCATCTGGGTCGGCCCCAATTGCCACCTGGTGCACTACCCGCTCAAGGGCGGCGACAAGTTCAACATCGCCGTCACCTTCCACAGCGACCAGCCCGAGGAATGGGGCTCGATGGACGGCGACCCGGCCGAGGTGCAGCGCTACTTCCGCCCGACCTGCGAGCAGGTGCAGCAGCTGCTGCGAATTCCTAAGGCGTGGAAGCGCTATTCGACAGCCGACCGCAATCCGATCGAGCAATGGACCTTCGGCCGCGCGACGCTGCTGGGCGATGCCGCGCACCCGATGGTGCAGTACCTCGCGCAGGGCGCCTGCACGGCCTGCGAGGACGCGGTGACGCTGGGCCTCGCGCTGCGCCGCGAAGGCGGCGACTGGCCGCGAGCGCTCGCGCTGTACGAGCGCTCGCGTGTCGCACGCACCGCGCGCGTGGTGCTGTCGGCGCGCGAGATGGGCCGCATCTATCACGCCAAGGGCGTCGAGCGCCTGGTGCGCAACAGCATGTGGAATGGTCGCCCGCAGGAGCGCTTCTACGACGCGCTCGAATGGCTCTACGGCTGGACGGCCGCCACCTGCCTCGACGAGGCGACGGCGTGA
- a CDS encoding amidohydrolase family protein — MKNKIALEEHFAIDLTIADSQVYARPEVWQGLKSNLLDFEQQRLAQMDEWGTEFSILSLNSPAVQGIPDAKRAIEVAQRANDVLAEQIKRHPTRFGGFAALPMQDPEAAARELERCVNQLGFHGFLVNGFSQVGDENTVVYYDDARFNDFWTAAAALKKPFYMHPRDPLLAREPIYDGAHWLTGPTWAFAMETAIHALRLMSSGMFDRHPALQMILGHFGEGIPFNIWRVDHILRKGRRGMPCDKEIGEYLRSNVHITTSGNFRTPTLLSTMLEVGSDRIMYSVDYPFEKHEDAARWFDKCEISENDRQKIGRDNARKLFGLK; from the coding sequence ATGAAGAACAAGATCGCTCTGGAAGAGCATTTCGCGATCGACCTCACGATCGCCGACTCGCAGGTCTATGCCCGCCCCGAAGTGTGGCAGGGCCTGAAGAGCAACCTGCTCGACTTCGAGCAGCAGCGTCTCGCGCAGATGGACGAGTGGGGCACAGAGTTCTCGATCCTCTCGCTCAACTCGCCCGCGGTGCAGGGCATTCCCGACGCGAAGCGCGCCATTGAAGTGGCGCAGCGCGCCAACGACGTGTTGGCCGAGCAGATCAAGCGTCACCCTACACGCTTCGGCGGATTCGCCGCGCTGCCGATGCAAGACCCCGAGGCCGCCGCGCGCGAACTGGAGCGCTGCGTGAACCAGTTGGGCTTTCACGGCTTCCTGGTCAACGGCTTCTCGCAGGTCGGCGACGAGAACACCGTCGTCTACTACGACGACGCGCGCTTCAACGATTTCTGGACCGCCGCCGCCGCGCTGAAGAAGCCCTTCTACATGCACCCGCGCGATCCGCTGCTGGCCCGCGAACCGATCTACGACGGCGCGCACTGGCTCACAGGCCCCACCTGGGCCTTCGCGATGGAAACGGCCATCCATGCGCTGCGCCTGATGTCCAGCGGCATGTTCGACCGCCATCCCGCGCTGCAGATGATCCTCGGCCACTTCGGCGAGGGCATTCCGTTCAACATCTGGCGCGTCGACCACATCCTGCGCAAGGGCCGCCGCGGCATGCCCTGCGACAAGGAAATCGGCGAGTACCTGCGCAGCAACGTGCACATCACCACCAGCGGCAACTTCCGCACGCCAACGCTGCTGTCGACGATGCTCGAGGTCGGATCGGACCGCATCATGTATTCGGTCGACTACCCGTTCGAAAAGCACGAGGACGCGGCCCGCTGGTTCGATAAGTGCGAGATCAGCGAGAACGACCGCCAGAAGATCGGCCGCGACAACGCCCGCAAGCTTTTCGGCTTGAAGTGA
- a CDS encoding tripartite tricarboxylate transporter substrate binding protein, producing the protein MNLKPTRRSAIAVMLSLLSAAPLAHAQSAAAKWPAQAVRFVVPFPAGSAPDVLIRHVGAKLGEKWGQGVIVDNKPGGSGVIGMNAILAAQNDGYTFGFVQGSAISVAPSTIKGVSYDFNRDFVPVTLAAVAPFMLAVPANSPYKTLADFIAAARAKPQGIEVADNGRGTAPHLASALLGLQSGAQFLEVHYPGGAQAMQATLGGQTQMMVETYNVVAGNVQGGRMRVLASMGDRVEAGLESFPLASKTVPGAVAHGWFAVIAKKGVDPLVLAKLNKDMNEALLLPDVIAKSRELGTYPRPGTPEQLARYIADDRKTWQDVLDKLNIKPE; encoded by the coding sequence ATGAATCTGAAACCCACGCGCCGAAGCGCCATCGCGGTGATGCTTTCTCTTCTGTCGGCGGCGCCGCTGGCGCATGCACAGAGCGCCGCCGCCAAGTGGCCGGCGCAGGCGGTGCGTTTCGTGGTGCCATTCCCCGCGGGATCGGCGCCCGACGTGCTGATCCGCCATGTGGGCGCCAAGCTCGGCGAGAAGTGGGGGCAGGGCGTGATCGTCGACAACAAGCCCGGCGGCAGCGGCGTGATCGGCATGAACGCGATCCTCGCGGCGCAGAACGACGGCTACACCTTCGGCTTCGTGCAGGGCTCGGCCATCTCCGTCGCGCCGAGCACGATCAAGGGCGTGAGCTACGACTTCAACCGCGACTTCGTGCCCGTCACGCTCGCGGCCGTCGCGCCCTTCATGCTGGCGGTGCCGGCGAACTCGCCCTACAAGACGTTGGCCGATTTCATCGCCGCCGCGCGCGCCAAGCCGCAGGGCATCGAGGTGGCCGACAACGGCCGCGGCACCGCGCCGCACCTGGCTTCGGCATTGCTCGGCCTGCAGTCCGGCGCGCAGTTCCTCGAAGTGCACTACCCCGGCGGCGCGCAGGCGATGCAGGCCACGCTGGGCGGCCAGACACAGATGATGGTCGAGACCTACAACGTGGTCGCTGGCAACGTGCAGGGCGGGCGCATGCGCGTGCTGGCCAGCATGGGTGATCGCGTCGAGGCCGGACTGGAATCGTTCCCCCTCGCGAGCAAGACGGTTCCGGGTGCAGTGGCGCACGGCTGGTTCGCGGTGATCGCGAAGAAGGGCGTCGACCCGCTCGTGCTCGCGAAGCTCAACAAGGACATGAACGAGGCGCTGCTGCTGCCCGACGTGATCGCCAAGTCGCGCGAACTCGGCACGTATCCGCGTCCCGGCACCCCCGAACAACTGGCGCGCTACATCGCCGACGACCGCAAGACCTGGCAGGACGTGCTGGACAAACTGAACATCAAACCGGAGTAA